Proteins encoded in a region of the Hypomesus transpacificus isolate Combined female chromosome 17, fHypTra1, whole genome shotgun sequence genome:
- the LOC124479601 gene encoding uncharacterized protein LOC124479601: MEKNNTDSSQPEVNEGREGSLSGNKGTFIRVLTVRPLSLEDMDLVEPSDLPPPTVPTTGSKDQLEALEVASTSQGISGVERMPPGTTRTPSGTPSPDLQVEAKASLGSVAAEVIEAVISNVLAARAALQEEAQGPVTCSSVSYFLSAVCADVQTLPLLRRSGSSSRSSGRSLGELLTTMSRTNVVQAVELKLEEQFGPCRKEGSSTSSSSQSLTEDLVMLPYLGNGRYGHSLASDLVEEIIESIKSAVELLESQSSTSRAGNSSSLTGWDALDVSSAAKKMVCKAAAKLSPLVSSSRMGDVTADESVSLMNETSLESLPPSLIRLLLIRSVDTVSAACRAISSEFCYRESVKNEGLTKLQELANEQMLACLNKGVEEVEIDELIEGISAISDHSLILRRPELSFSHIYRSLFVDTLLPGCGHRTTEVLETLIFVCPQVPPTAGESQAHNNMRVGEIIKEYVIKGRDVFQQVLRRATQKLSRQPATTHAANPESSERPSLLVSSDNCENLLGVILDDLHEVVEQHKASAKTRSGGRKFWEQVHSSSQLLYDSTLRTLQKAADKLSAFEERTFKIIPLMPSRQEPIHSCAESSVQGQLQKSLEVNLPSTSSQACQETQDRTVRILTERVMDDTLCESAVAALCPGADLGELSPAAVIIDAGTASTSARETRKPKKGLKWLSKKAKLFKNKVLKRKTEPKKPSAQEELPPSSHVTPGAKCGLPLNLEQSKDLKTNQEPLRHPLHVRMFRALQSIVKTFKVS; this comes from the exons ATGGAGAAAAATAATACAGACTCATCTCAGCCCGAGGTGaacgagggaagagaggggagtctGTCTGGAAACAAGGGCACCTTCATCAGGGTGTTGACCGTGAGGCCTCTAAGTTTGGAGGACATGGACCTGGTCGAGCCCTCGGATCTGCCCCCTCCTACAGTACCCACCACTGGGTCAAAAGACCAGCTGGAAGCCCTGGAGGTTGCGTCCACTTCCCAGGGCATCAGTGGAGTGGAGAGAATGCCCCCTGGCACAACCAGGACACCCAGTGGAACTCCCTCTCCGGATCTGCAGGTGGAGGCCAAGGCCAGTCTGGGCTCTGTGGCAGCTGAGGTGATCGAGGCGGTCATCAGCAACGTCCTGGCAGCCAGGGCCGCCCTCCAAGAAGAAGCTCAAGGGCCTGTTACCTGTTCCTCTGTGAGCTacttcctctctgctgtctgtgcCGACGTGCAGACTCTACCGCTGCTGAGGAGGTCAGGGAGCAGCAGTCGATCATCTGGAAGGTCCCTCGGAGAGCTCCTGACCACCATGTCGAGGACCAACGTTGTCCAGGCTGTGGAGCTGAAGCTGGAGGAGCAGTTTGGGCCGTGTAGGAAGGAGGGCTCGTCCACATCTTCATCCAGCCAATCACTGACTGAGGATTTGGTCATGCTCCCTTATCTGGGGAACGGTCGCTATGGACATTCCCTGGCCAGTGACCTGGTCGAGGAGATCATCGAATCCATTAAAAGTGCTGTTGAGTTGCTGGAAAGCCAGTCTTCAACATCCAGAGCAGGGAACAGCTCCTCCCTCACAGGATGGGACGCATTGGATGTTTCCTCTGCAGCCAAGAAGATGGTTTGCAAGGCAGCGGCCAAACTAAGCCCCCTGGTGAGCTCCTCCAGGATGGGAGATGTGACGGCGGACGAGAGCGTCTCTTTGATGAACGAGACGTCTCTGGAAAGTTTGCCCCCGTCTCTCATCAGGCTTCTGTTGATCCGGTCTGTCGACACGGTGTCAGCAGCCTGCAGAGCCATAAGTAGTGAGTTCTGCTATCGGGAGAGCGTGAAGAATGAAGGCTTGACCAAACTCCAGGAGCTGGCCAACGAACAGATGTTGGCCTGTCTAAACAAGGGCGTAGAGGAAGTGGAGATCGATGAGCTCATCGAAGGCATCTCAGCCATCTCGGATCATTCGCTGATCCTAAGGCGCCCGGAGTTGTCCTTCTCCCACATCTACCGCTCCTTGTTCGTTGACACCCTTCTGCCAGGGTGTGGACACAGAACCACCGAGGTCCTGGAGACCTTGATTTTTGTATGTCCTCAGGTCCCACCCACAGCTGGAGAGAGCCAGGCTCATAATAACATGCGAGTGGGAGAGATCATTAAAGAGTATGTGATCAAAGGAAGAGATGTGTTCCAGCAGGTCTTGAGGAGAGCAACTCAGAAGCTCTCTCGCCAGCCGGCGACCACCCATGCGGCCAATCCAGAGAGCTCAGAGCGTCCATCTCTGCTGGTCTCCTCTGACAACTGTGAGAACCTGCTTGGTGTGATACTGGACGATCTCCATGAGGTAGTTGAGCAGCACAAGGCATCAGCTAAGACGAGATCTGGTGGCAGGAAGTTCTGGGAGCAGGTCCACTCCTCCAGCCAGCTGCTTTATGACAGCACGCTGAGGACCCTGCAGAAAGCTGCAGACAAGCTGTCGGCTTTCGAAGAGCGGACATTTAAGATCATCCCCCTGATGCCCTCCAGACAGGAACCCATCCACAGCTGTGCAGAGAGCTCGGTTCAGGGTCAGCTGCAGAAGAGCCTGGAAGTGAACCTTCCCTCGACCTCCAGCCAGGCCTGCCAGGAGACCCAGGACCGCACGGTCAGGATCCTGACGGAGAGAGTGATGGATGACACTCTGTGTGAGTCTGCTGTTGCAGCTCTGTGTCCTGGGGCAGATCTCGGTGAGCTCAGCCCTGCAGCGGTCATCATCGATGCTGGGACAGCGTCGACCTCTGCACGAGAGACCAGAAAGCCTAAAAAGGGCTTGAAGTGGTTGAGCAAGAAAGCCAAGCTCTTCAAGAACAAG GTTCTGAAGAGAAAGACGGAGCCCAAGAAGCCCTCAGCCCAGGAGGAGCTTCCCCCCAGCTCTCACGTCACACCTG GGGCTAAGTG